A stretch of DNA from Acropora palmata chromosome 12, jaAcrPala1.3, whole genome shotgun sequence:
CCGTTAAGAGATAACGAAACTGCCGGTTtaagtgttagcccttcatcattcgctctgatgaaggactaacgcttgaaacgtcatcttcgttaacagtggaaatttgatccttttcaacttctttgatgacaaaattttagtgtttcacttcctcgCCGACGTGACACCAcacttttattgttgttattattattattattattattattatcatcatacCTATATCACAATTCTTGTTACTTACACTATGTAGGGTATTAATTTCCTATAATTTAATAgattattaaataaacacCACAGTTTGAATTCTGTCTACACTATCCTTTCATTCGTCAACTTTGAAGCGAAACGCTACTGTTCACACAAAGCTCTTCAAGTCGCAATAGGCAACCAGGTGGCTATGCAAAAGCGGGGTAGAAGTAAGTGAACACTTAATTCTTGTCGGTGGTGAAAAGCCGGCGCTTGTAGTTAAAACCATGCGCAAGCACCTGCAGATACAACTCCCTAACAATCCCGACCTCTGACGTCATCGTTTCACCCTCTCCCTTTCGTAACAGTTACTGAATATGGATAATTTGAATGACCGAGTGATTTCGTTTGCAGGCCTTGCCATATCCTTGGTCATGTCACAAGGTTGCGAGCGGAGAATTAATTGGAAACTGCGAAATAAGGAGGAAGGCTTTAAACTGTTGTGACTATTATTGCAGACCTGGAAACCTGACTTACACCAACAACATTGGAGTAAACCTGAGTAAGTTCCAACACGTAGAATTTTTACTGTCTCCGCGACCCATCCAGCAGATATATTTTCTTTACTATCTCCATCTATAGAAAGCACATTTGCTTAAACTATCTtatattagtataaatttactcgtagtctatcgtgaatccgtgaatctgattggctatattactcgtagactatctgctgatagtctacagttgtgaatagccaatgaaaatcgttctcctatttattctgaccaatcacgaagctttaaatttcaaattgtgtatcacgaattttaaattgtatatcacgaagcttcagtgcacatcgcacgcagtgtttgaaacctttgaattaccgatgtaaacacaataaaacattttttcctaaactttactttacgtttttatgcaatgagactagcacgcttgtttttttcccattcgaccaatcaaattcttaatttatatTGATGTCGTTCCCGTTGCTGTCATCGATGCTAACGATATCGATTCCGCTAATAAAACCTTGGAGGTGTCCTCTGCGTAATGTACAATATGAATTCCCAGGAAGGATAGAGATTAGTTCTGTTATAAATGACAATTTAAAGCTCTTGTTTGCTAAGGAAAAAGTGACACTGATATAGCGTTTTCAATACaaatgtgttttgttttcttcaatatttgaaGGTGTGACAGTACAAAAATTACCAGCTGGATTCGGAGAAAAGGTAGagattgttttcaaaacaggCGACACGATCAGCCTTGCATCTGAGGTGTTTAACAATACAGGTTTGTTGTTCAGTAATTTTAGATCTCTTCTCCGTAATATAGCCCATTTCATCCTCTTTTAGTTTAGCTGTTTAAaactaaataataaaattaactctcattcattttcatttttttcgttttttttctctttttttcagaGAGAATTATTGCGGCCACAGTGCACAGGACGGAAGAAGGAATGCTGACTTGGAAACAGAGTAATGAGtaagttatttctttctttaagcAGCAATCATACTTCCATGTATTTTATCAGAATcaattaaaaatataataaaagtaaaataaaaaataaatccaaaatttGTCCCCAGTTTGATCAAAAAAGATCATTATTGTCGATTGATTGTTAGGAAGACTTCTTCATTgaatgaaaaacttttttgattTGACGCATGTTTCAAGTGGCTAAAAGTCTTcaacaggttttttttttggacaagTAAAAAGCAGCCATACCTcattacatcacattctatatAATTTAATCGATCTTTGTCTGACTACATAAATGTATCTCTGTACATTCGAGATTACTCAAAATATATCCCGTAAACATGATGAACGCTGATACTGTCCTGTTGAAATATCGAATGGTGGCCAATGTTCCTTCTTCATTAACCAGTTCCTCTAAATCAACCTAATTACTCGGCTGTTCTTGCCCGCTCTCCAGCGGAAGTGTAGTGGAACGATGTTGTTTGTGCGCGTAGTCAACCAAGAGAAACTGCGACTCTTTTTCAGGCAACCACTCGATCATCTTACgatattttcatttctcgaGTTCAAAGCCTGTTACCTCGTTCTaccaatttctgttttaattttattaattttgtcttgattatctttcattttatttatttatttttctcgaCAGCTATACATTGCGTTCGAATGTTATTGGTGTGGAACTGAGTCCTCCATATAACAAGACCTTACGTCATCTGATCAATATCACTTTCATTCACGCCAAGGTAAATAcataaatgtaaataaatgtCGACTGCAAATACCACTAAGAATGTGGTTAGATTCTAGCCTTTTCGACAAGTGCGCCTGCGTtctcctttatttcaatgtgcATGCGCTTACATACCAAACAGAGAGAAAACGATTCTACTTTGATATACAATATGCCATTTGATTTATTGGTATGTTTTAGTGGACTGCGAAGCCGTAGGACAGGGATAtttcacatatggtctaggggccgacatttctctctcTTTGTGCCTGTCCGAGAGGCCAGGTGTCTAGAAGCTATGCGCGCTCAGGCAGAAGGCGACCGCCGGGTCAAAATTTCGGGGAGCGTCATCAAGGTACAGTGCTCTGACaacacgtccagaggtacagTCACCAGATACACCATTGACTCAGGATACGCGCATGCGTACGTTCATTTATTTCATGCCATGCTTCGGTACAAAATCGAAGAATAAGCTTGCAATGTAAGTAAGGAACGTGATTCCAAGTAATTAGGGAGGACCGAGTAGTTCCTAAGACTTATCTACATGGTCTATGGGCCATCTTTACCTGGTTGGGGATTGCGATTTCCAGGTCGCAGTCTTGGGGTTTATTATCAAACTAATTTCAATTACTAGTTCTGTTCCTTCTTCTACGCATGAGTGTAAGTTTTTTGGTCCATTGTGTTCTATGAACAAGCCTGTAATCAATGGGCTTATTCTTTCCCTAGGTTCCTCATCGAGACGTCAAGAGGAAGTGCGTTTTCTGGCAGGAGTATCCTGGGTGGGTTAAACGTTCTTTTCTCCATAGCTGTGATTCATTTAAAGGagagaaatttttaatttgtgaggTAGTGAATTTTGTAGTATCAAGTTAATGCACATGTTTAAGGTAACATTTGTTTTGAGCTAACAGCGAAAAACGAACTttacaaggaaaataatgacATCAGCAGCAGCATAGAAGGATAAAAATTGACAGCGAATAATGAGAGTATTCTTACGTCAACAAACCCTCGCCTCCCATCTATAGTTAGTATCacttatttattcatttggGGTTATCTATTTCGAGTCACAAATTTAAGTGATAAGTTGTTTCCATACTTACACAATTAAGCGCAGTGTCGTTTCTGCAGTACTAAATTTGCCAAAATTCTACCCGACGGCAATTGCAACTGAAGTACAACAGCTGGACAGCTAAACTTACGATAGATTAAAAACTAAAGCTATCTTTACCTTCTTAGCTCGTCCAATGGCTCATGGTCAAGCCACGGTTGTTCATTGCTGAATGGATCATCGCTCgagaaaacaatttgcactTGTAATCATCTCACCAGCTTTGCTGTTTTAATGCAGTTCAATTCCCCACAGAAGGTACAAACTTCCCTGAGTTCACTTTCGTTCTTGGTTAAATTTGCCACAGTTCTAAAATTTTGATCGATTCGGATGGACAACTTCTGTTGACTGACTGACCAACCGACGACCGACCGTTCGACCGACGGACGTCCGACCGACCGACTATCAATCACCTGTGGCTGGCTGGTGGAATCCCTGGCTAGTTTGCTGATGCATCGACCTAACCGCCTGACTCAATGATGTACCAATTCAAATTTCCTAGgcttaagattctttgtgtattGCATTTGCATTACAATGTGGCATTcccatttaaatgatatgggaATTCCTGAAACAAGACGCTTTATTCcgaaagggtttgaattgggaaCAACACTAGTACCGAGTTAGCGATTTGGTCTGTTGACAGTAGACAACTGAAGTTTTTATTTACATAAAAGTGAAATCACTTTTAGTTCCAACAAAACTGATATTGCCATACTCTAATCGCCGGTTTTGTTTGATCAGCCCATTTCAAGTGAAGACAAGGTTGCCTTATCAGTTATAACATACGTGGGATGCCTGTTGTCCATGATGGGAGAACTCCTCGTCATCCTGGTTTATATTGTATTTATGTGAGTATTAACTCGTAATTAACGCCTACCCTCAATTTCAACTTGTAGCCCACAGTTAAACAGTATCAGTTATTATGGGGCCTTCAAGCCCTAGTTGTAAGCCAACTGAGCATTCAGTAGAAAATATATATGGTGTAGGTTATCTGTGTAAACTTCTATAGCAATATGACCTTATAGGTATGTAGAATAGAAGAACATGGGAACTTAAAACGTGTTGTGTGTTTGTTCACGAGTAATATAGTCGCTTTGCATTGGAGTAGACATTATACACTGGCATGATAACTCAATTGGCTTAACAGCGGTTAATATCCTCTGGATATTTATTGGTGTATTTCAGTCCTAGGGCTATGTTCATGGACAACTGAGGGAGCGAATGCAGAGAGACAGTCTGTGCTTACAGTTGACGCTTACATTTTTAGTTGCATGAAAGATAGCTGCATGCAGTCATAAAAAGAACTTAggtttttgaaataaaagccTTCTGTTCTCTGTTCTTTTTAGCGAATCGGAATGTTTGATAGCTTGCAGTCGAAACCGACAAAAGTGATTAATTTTTAGCAGTAGTGGCTACAGTTTTTGACACCCAAAGTATAATAAAAAGCAAGCGACTTCAGAGATAATGGGAATTTGGGTTGTTACTTATACAGGAAATTCAAAGCCGAAGGAATACAGATTCGACTCAATTTGGTCACAGCACTGTTTTGCGCGCAGCTGGTCTTTATTACAGGAATCAATGCAACTCATAACAAGGTTGGTTAGCTAATTTAAAGTCTCTGTATGGCGTTTCCAAAAATTTTGCGCGATCCTTTTGAGTCGACAATTCTTTGGTTGGCAGTTACTTTCGTGCCATATTCTCCGTCCATTACGGCAAAAACCACGCCCGATTCAGACTTGCACATTCACGTTTTGCGGCGATAAGCGACGGTCCAATGCATCTCAGTGTCTCTcagtgattggcttatttgATTGTCTTTGTCTCCTGTGATTGGCCAAAGCTGTCTCTAGGAACTTGTTTAGCGAATTGCCATTGCTTCATTTGCGCATTAGATGCCAAAACACGCTCATGCATtaataacttcttttttagTGAATACTGGGATTTTCATCACAGTCTAGTATCGAATTGCGTATCGAATTGAGCATTTTGATGATTTCTGTGTTCATTACCATCTTTGTATTGTAATACGTTGGCCTGGCTAAGTCACTGACTTGGAAAAAAGgaacttattattattattattttcgttttctcCTAGTCAACTTGTGTGTCAGTGGCTGTGTTACTTCATTATCTCTTCCTGGCATCTTTTCTCTGGATGCTTCTGGAAGGAGTTTATCTCTACGTCTTGATAGTTGAAGTTTTTAGCACAATTAAAGTCTGGTATCTTTATGTGTTTGCATGGGGTAAGTTTTCAAGCGAGAAATCGTTACATCCAACAGTTTTGACCAAAGATTATACTGTTTAAAATTTAATCGCTTGTCTTAgtggaaacagaaaaaaggaaaacgagcCTAAAACCCCGGATCCATAATTGGTTTTGTCGATACACTGACAGAGGCAAGCTCGTTCCCTTTGAGTTTTATTCATCCCAGCCTAAAAGCCAAGGCTGAAGTCCTCGGAACAAAAGTATGAGAGAGGGAGTGGAGCGATATGTGGGTAAGTCCTTTGGATAAGGTAAAACCTGGATGACCTAACCTCTTTACCAGTAccttttcttcctcttttagTTTCATTTAGGTTAACCATTAGAtgtcaaaactgaaaaacaagtaATTGACAAGCGCCAAAGCTATTTCTCTTTTGAGGCGCCCTGGGGTTACATTGGAACGTGCGACGTCATACACCTGGGGAGAGGGAGATCGCACTTCATGGAGATGGTTATTACGAAGTTTCTGGGACGAGATGCGTTTCGTATCTATTAGCAGCTTATTTAGATATATATCGTCCACATCTTTTCGCTATTGTCTCCGTAGGTTTCCCTATTATACCAGTGGTGATTTCACTCGGAATAAGTTCAAAAGATGGAGGAGTCTTGCAAAATTACACTAACCCAAATTTGTAAGTAGTTTGAATTGTAAGTGCCCAAGCCTTCTCAGAAAGACACGATAGAATATAAATTTCTAGAGAAATGGCCACTAACAAGGGAAACTGGATAGgccaaaattctttttttttatgtccTTTGAGAAGGAAGTCAGTTTCCATCCCAAGTTGCAATTGCTGGATTTGTTTTCCAGGTCCTAAGTCGATCGATCGACAATAACCTCTATACACCCTTGCCAATTAGGTTTATGTGCTGTGGtcagtttcattgaaaaaatatatatatgcgATTATCTAGGTACTATCTTGAAGCAATGAGAATTTCCAATGGTAGAGACATATTTCTACTGATAAGTAACCTTTTTCTTATAATGCGTAAGATTTTCTACAATAACAAAGCTGCAGCAACAGTGCATTTGTAAATAACTTCCTTATCAGACTCTTATTAAGGCAATGAcatgagattttttttcttttattattaaagCTGCTGGCTCTCTTTCTCCAATAAATTAAGCTGGTCATTTATAGCACCTGTCTTGATCGTAACACTGGTAAGTCATAAATTTTGGATCTTTTTTTATATTGTCTATGGAGAATGATTTGCATTGCATTGCACTTATAACGTACTTTCTATGAAGGATcaaaaagaaagccaaattattaaagaacaaacaaacagcaagCCGATATGGATTAGATCACTTGTTTGATCTGACAAACACCAGCGGGATAATTGTCAACTGGTGCTTGCTTAATTTTCgaatttcctttttgtgcATGGAAAGCACATTTCGTTTGAATGTTTTGACACACAGtggttaattttctttcatcgtGGTTCAACTTCAGCGAGAATAAAATTGAGGCTAACGGGCTCGAATCTTAGCATTGGAAGATTTCACTTCTTAGGTAGCCTCAACTTCATGCTTGATCCAGTCCTGCAGTGGCCATAGGCAACTGATCtatttgcatgtttttcttGTACTTATTTGTAGGTAAACGTCATAATACTTGTTGCCGTGTTGCGCGAGATGCGAAACTTGAAAGATCTCAACCCAACAAGGTTGAAGTCCTTTAAGTACGTTCTGTCGGTGAAAGGAAGGTGTAAATCTATGTTctatttttttacttctttatcATGATTGTGTCTTTCAAAGATTTGCCCTTGTCAGGACGATGAAGAAACAGGCTGGTACAAAATCTGAAATTCTCAACAAGAGCCAACCAGTGAGGCAACGTGCTCCAGTGGTTAAGGCGGACTTGAAAATCTTATGACCCCTAGTTCgagcaacctcgttcccaggttGAAGTTCAAGTCCCCCTCTGCCCACCAGCTGGATTAGTTCCAGtctctggttcaactcctcgtcTGCACTTGTACACTGTCAAGTGGTCTGCCTTCTGCCagtttgggattcttaacgCGTTTAGACAGGAGCCCATGATGGGCTCCTGGTTTAGTTTATTTCAGTAGTCTGTTTTATTGGTCCTGAACAACCCCTGGGGAGAAAGGTCAATGAAATACACGTTTACATTTAGCTCTGAAAACCTTGACTTAGTGTGAGGAGGGGGGTGTCTAATTACTTATTTGCTTCTGTGCAAGATTGAAATGCTAAATTGAGACCACCTCTCCCTCGATTTCAACGAAGGCAAATTCATCGGTGATTTTAAGGGAGAGTGCGGtgaatttctttgttgtgttCTATCCGAGGTTGTTGGTGAAAggcttttcttaatttccaCTTGGtgattttttaatcttttctcTTAAGGAACCGGGTATAGAAAGCACTAGCCACTGACAGGCCAACGCAAAAATATAGCTAAGAAACGCAACTGACAGAAGGCAGCCATTTGGTTGTTCACAAGGTGTGGTGGAGTTCAATTCAAGACCACCTTATAGACCCAGCCCGAGTGGTGGTTTGAGCAACATTTTAGCCCGTTTCCGGAGCTCTATCTGCTGACTCTAACCGCCATGATATCCCTGGATTGCTCTACTGGAATTTTGCTCCACTTGAACTATTGACGTCTTCTTACCGCTTGGGGTTCAAATATGTATATTGTGTTGAGAGAACATTTCATGCCCATTTCATTGTATGCAGGCAATCATTCGTTCACTTAGGGCCTCCACAGACTAGGGACTTAGTTGTCGACAACTATTTGTGATCGACAACTAAATAAGTCCGATAGAGGGATTCCGCACACAGGCGCTCAAATAGTGATTTAACAACCGATACGCAGGGAGGTAGAGCACCAAGAGCTTACTCATGCTCACGTGTTCGTGCATTTAAAATGGCggcaagaaaaaagagaacgcagaaaaattgatttggttGATATAATATGCAAGGAAGAAACTACTATTGCAGATGGAGATCAAGATGAGCCTGATTTGGTAAAACTTAGGACAAAAACCATATCTAACAAGGAGAAAACATCCCTTTATCGATCAGTTGCCGAACAACTTGCAGGGAGAGGATATGAAATCAGGAATCCCAAAGGGATTACACGCATGTGGAACTTATTATTCAGTGACTATATGCGGGCTAAAGTCCGGAGTGAAAACTCTCAAGACGTCTCCTTGGGTCAATACCATAGCGCGCAGATCTAAAAGTAGTCgacaactaaaacaaaagttttcacACACTAGAAAAACGCCAAAAAATGAGGCCGTCGACAACTATTAGTTGTTGACAACTAATAATTTGGGGTTTAGTTGTTGACAACTTGCGCCACAGACTACGTTTTTTCGTTGTCGATAAGTTTTAGATGGCGATCACAAATAGTTGTCGACAACTACATCCCTCGTCTGTAGAGGCCCTTACAGTATTGCGCTAGCTTTCCTTatattctttgctttttttttgtagaaagGGATTGAAAGCTTGCATCATATTGGCTCCTTTGCTGGGTTTGACTTGGGTGTTTGGATTACTAACAGCCACAGACGCAGGATTGGTGTTCCAGTATATCTTTACTATTTTAAACTCCACTCAGGTTGGTGtgataattaacagttattcttcgaggacgcgccggatatgagctgatatatataaccaaagaggccgtaggccgagttggttattatcagctcatatccggcaagtccgagaagaataactgttttagtaaattttcaagcaattctcttgatttcttcgggtgaaacctcctcaaatcgtgacattttctttaccgacgacaccgcgaaaacattttttccgacctccaaaatttcagcacaagaaattcgccatcagtttttccttatttggtcaaacttaacgataatggctcatatcatgggcttagggaaccaatcagaaagctggaaaatcgttatcctgagctaaaaatttactaattatgcTTGGAGCCCATAAAGAGCCCTTATATTGCGTACAGTGGTTTGGAGTCGATCTTTCCTCAGGAAGGTTTCTTTTTAGAACGAGTCTACAGGGACCCCTTTCGCAATAACAGTGGAATAGCCAATAAAAGAAGAGCTATAACAATGAATGCCTTACATTATCTGACGACCATCGAAGCTAAAATAATAGAGAGAGGTTCTGAACGCAACTCTACCCGGGAAAGGGCTGACTCAAGGAATTCAAGATGGAAATGGAGCCACGAAATTATGGGCTCGTCGCATTGGCTGTTTCTTTAAGTAACAGTGTTAACAACACATGCAGCAGAAGAAAACAAGGGATGTTTATTCGATGTTTTAATCGTGACCAAAAATCAAGCCTTTATCGTACGTATATTACACGAACGTAAACTCATCTTTCATGGTGTGCTGGTTCTGTTATAGCGTGTAAAACACCTGATTTATAACAGCCTCTATTTACTACACAGGGTCTACTTATATTTCTATTACACGTTGTGAGAAACAGTGATGTTCGAGCAGAAATTCACCACAAGCTTCTAAAGTGGAGATTTGAAAGATCTGTTAACCGCGCACAGGAAAAGAGCTCGACCTCCACCTCTCGAGCCAAGCAAAGGTGTTGCGCGGAGTCTCGAGACGAAATGGAAAACACCCAACATTCACTTTGATTGCTGTGTGATTATAACACGACACTATACGCAAGTACAGAAGTTGAATCAATGGAACGACGAGGTTTAACAACAGGACGCATTTTCGTAGGGCGCTTCTCTTGTGTATGTTGCCGGGTAAAAAATGCAAAGCGCTTACTATATACAACTAACAGTGATGTAAGCTTGATAGGTTACTTTTCGTAGATTTACGTTTCTTGTTATCTATACTATCATAGAAATCCGAGTAAGAAGCAAAGCTCAGCTAATCCAAGCTCAGCTAATAGAGTGTTTTACTCACGAGATCAATGAGCTTGCTTTTCAACCAAACAAAAGTAAACGTTTGTATAAGAATAGAGATCAATTCCCGGAGGATTAGTTTGGGACACTAACATGGCCACTGATCCTTTGTTTAGaaacaccaacatggccgtcgtGTTGTCTCGTGAAAACACTCTTTAAGCAAACAAAGTCGAAGATTGACCTAAACCTCGGTCCGATTAAATGACGTAGAACTTGGCCACCTGGGTGGAATTAGTTGAGGACACAAGCTAACCAGACCGTATTATGCCCTCAGTAGCATTATTTAGATGATAAAcagacctttttagcttgtaggtttttttttcccatttcagaccacgtgatgttTCAAATACTTTCAagtgtcgtcttatgcacgcgCATATGTACGCCTAACttataaagaaaacaaaagaaaaattccctTGAGAACATCACATGGTctaaaatgggaaaacaaaacgccCAAAAAGGTCCATTTACTTGAAAACGGTGAGCTtatgttaaaaagaaaaaaagtaagacAGAGCCTCGCCTATAACTGCCCATAATATAAGCTATAAGCGTTACCAGAGACTGCCAGAGAAAGACAACCCGTTCTTTGTCTATTTAATTTGTTACCTTGGTGAGTTTTGCCCTGTCTTTCTGTGGGCGCAATTTTTAGCTAGACTGCTTGTGCATCACCTATAAATTATTCCTCATAATTAATGTTAGAGTAAATGACAGATTACCTCTGAAGGCATAAGCTGTCTAAGGTGTCGTAAGAAAATTTAATCACTACAAGCAGCAGACAGAAGCAAGCTAAGTTACGAAGCTTTTATTGCAGGTGCTGATCCCCATTTCAAAGCAAGTTAACTGTTTATCAATCCAATTCTGTTTTCCTTAACAGACGCTATGGTGTCATTGTAACCATAATTTTTCATCTCATCTTTAAAGTCCCACCAAggaataaatcaataaatttaaattaatcaaAAGTGCAGCTCTTCATTCTGATGACTTTAACCATCTCATTCCCTATTTCGGCAGCCTGGGAACTAGATAGGTGGAAGGTACCATTTAAACCCCCCCCCTTCCTGATTTGGCCGGATTTCTAGCTTTTCAACAAATGCGCATGCATACATTTCGGTTGTTTCCTAGCGATATGCGGTATGAAATTATGCTATCCTTTTAAACATCGGGCAGCTTAGTGTCTTTCGAATTCATGACTAGCTGACACatgtaaaattgaaaatgcctCTTGAATGTATTTTTAAAGTAACTGTtgtcaacagaaaaaaagacaaaacaaaatcatgcaCAATCATAAATTTTAGTCTAAGGAATCTCTGCTCTACGAAAACGGTTTGATAATACGATTGAAAACCCGTCTTTTTGTTGCATTCCATATCCCTGGTTCACTGTTCCTCCTTAAATTTTACGTTAAGTTGCAATGCGCATGTCCTAGACTGTCCATGAccttcaacctcgttcccagggtctactccgctttcaagatggcggctgaGAGAAGACCCTGGCACACACCGTTATGATACCCACGTTGATTGGTCTGAAGATTTAGACATTCTTACATTAGTCGTGATTGGCCGAAATTGTCTTCCTTGCAAAATGACCGACTTGTGCAGTTGCACTTGTTATTTCCTCTGCAATTGAAACGAAATTATCGCCGGTTAAACATTCCTCGTGTTGTTTCAACTATTCACGGCAATTAAAAGAGTAGCTGAAGTTGATGTTGGACCGTAAATTAACTTGAAACTCCTCAAGGCTCACTATCGAGAGGTGGTGATAGATCCGATTTATTCGGCCGTCagagttttaatttattacacgATTTATAACTATAAATGTACATGTGTTATTACTAGTACCCAAAGCCCGAAATAGTTACGGAATCCCGAATTAGTGAATGTATTAATGGTTTGCACAACAGATGACTTTTTCACTCGTAAATTAGGTAATCTGTACCAATATTTATACATGATTTGAGCGgctatttatatttctttaccGGGTACGATATATACTGGCATTCCGACGGCATGTATAAACGAATCCCAAGTAAGACCGTGGTCTAAGAGAATTAAATGGATCTAAATGTACTTATAAACAGGTCAGTCTAATTGTCTAAGTACTTTTTTAAGTTTGTGTTACACCTTAACACGGTTTACTGTAGATGCCTATTGATCATAAAATTTGATGTTGGCCAGTCTAGTCACACCACTTTAGCCTATTGTGTTGAAATCTAATATTACTTAACCGTTTCTGTACTTAGGTGCTAAGcttacaaaaataaatcaggTACAAATACAGGAACAATTCATTTACCAAACAGATAAGTGGAGAAGAAATGTATTATAAGTGGAGAAGCTGTATTAAATCATCTGGTTTACAATATATTTTAGTCTGATGTTtggttcattattattaatttcttaAGCCCCATGTAAGTACATATTTTGTggcattatgattattttggtGTACAGTGGGGGATTTTCCTAAACAgataatttctttcattttttgtccttgttaCTCCAACTAAAAGAgctcagttttctttcattatcaCCATAGTATAAAGATGTGTGAGAagattattttattcacttttATTAATAACAGGACCCCAATTAAAAATGTGTACTTTGCACTCACTTGGGTAGGTTGAAAAATTCCCGATCATCATTACATATTAAATTGGTACCAATTAAGTGAAGGGCATGGGTGCgaacaaaatggcaaaagCCATCCTCAGAGCATCCCAGTCAG
This window harbors:
- the LOC141859820 gene encoding uncharacterized protein LOC141859820 isoform X1, which encodes MHRTENNLLWRIVFILVVLTIQGTYATQYGFETSADTVNWTIAATNPSSRFTITTLDESCDLALFVVNNQAEEYWTALRLNEDGKCQWGLNEKQVGDTCIGLLDKVQPGNCYVLSKHSMKLQPRNCSNSYQYLIKYDDAGSFKKKNLPYSDECREYKIRSCLHRETYAYANSSEWKALPYPWSCHEVAGGELIGNCEIRRKAFNCCDYYCRPGNLTYTNNIGGNLSVALQKSPAGFGEKVEFVFKTGDMISLASEVFNNTDRIIAATLQGTEEGMLTWKHSDNYTLRSNVIGVELSPPYNKTLRHLINITYSHAKVPHRDVKRKCVFWQENPGSSNGSWSSHGCSLLNGSSLEKTICTCNHLTSFAVLMQFNSPQKISFCLHRDTNTSRWKALPYPWSCHKVASGELIGNCEIRRKALNCCDYYCRPGNLTYTNNIGVNLSVTVQKLPAGFGEKVEIVFKTGDTISLASEVFNNTERIIAATVHRTEEGMLTWKQSNDYTLRSNVIGVELSPPYNKTLRHLINITFIHAKVPHRDVKRKCVFWQEYPGSSNGSWSSHGCSLLNGSSLEKTICTCNHLTSFAVLMQFNSPQKPISSEDKVALSVITYVGCLLSMMGELLVILVYIVFMKFKAEGIQIRLNLVTALFCAQLVFITGINATHNKSTCVSVAVLLHYLFLASFLWMLLEGVYLYVLIVEVFSTIKVWYLYVFAWGFPIIPVVISLGISSKDGGVLQNYTNPNFCWLSFSNKLSWSFIAPVLIVTLVNVIILVAVLREMRNLKDLNPTRLKSFKYVLSVKGRKGLKACIILAPLLGLTWVFGLLTATDAGLVFQYIFTILNSTQGLLIFLLHVVRNSDVRAEIHHKLLKWRFERSVNRAQEKSSTSTSRAKQRCCAESRDEMENTQHSL
- the LOC141859820 gene encoding uncharacterized protein LOC141859820 isoform X2, yielding MHRTENNLLWRIVFILVVLTIQGTYATQYGFETSADTVNWTIAATNPSSRFTITTLDESCDLALFVVNNQAEEYWTALRLNEDGKCQWGLNEKQVGDTCIGLLDKVQPGNCYVLSKHSMKLQPRNCSNSYQYLIKYDDAGSFKKKNLPYSDECREYKIRSCLHRETYAYANSSEWKALPYPWSCHEVAGGELIGNCEIRRKAFNCCDYYCRPGNLTYTNNIGGNLSVALQKSPAGFGEKVEFVFKTGDMISLASEVFNNTDRIIAATLQGTEEGMLTWKHSDNYTLRSNVIGVELSPPYNKTLRHLINITYSHAKVPHRDVKRKCVFWQENPGSSNGSWSSHGCSLLNGSSLEKTICTCNHLTSFAVLMQFNSPQKISFCLHRDTNTSRWKALPYPWSCHKVASGELIGNCEIRRKALNCCDYYCRPGNLTYTNNIGVNLSVTVQKLPAGFGEKVEIVFKTGDTISLASEVFNNTERIIAATVHRTEEGMLTWKQSNDYTLRSNVIGVELSPPYNKTLRHLINITFIHAKVPHRDVKRKCVFWQEYPGSSNGSWSSHGCSLLNGSSLEKTICTCNHLTSFAVLMQFNSPQKPISSEDKVALSVITYVGCLLSMMGELLVILVYIVFMKFKAEGIQIRLNLVTALFCAQLVFITGINATHNKSTCVSVAVLLHYLFLASFLWMLLEGVYLYVLIVEVFSTIKVWYLYVFAWGFPIIPVVISLGISSKDGGVLQNYTNPNFCWLSFSNKLSWSFIAPVLIVTLVNVIILVAVLREMRNLKDLNPTRLKSFKKGLKACIILAPLLGLTWVFGLLTATDAGLVFQYIFTILNSTQGLLIFLLHVVRNSDVRAEIHHKLLKWRFERSVNRAQEKSSTSTSRAKQRCCAESRDEMENTQHSL